A window of Streptomyces sp. DG1A-41 contains these coding sequences:
- a CDS encoding Rv0909 family putative TA system antitoxin, which yields MGIFDKFKSQARNKGKRGSDSADQKMNERTGGQYEDQIDAGQRRVEGQLGMDRDRERPDQQ from the coding sequence ATGGGCATCTTCGACAAGTTCAAGAGCCAGGCGCGGAACAAGGGCAAGCGAGGCTCCGACTCCGCGGACCAGAAGATGAACGAGAGGACCGGCGGCCAGTACGAGGACCAGATCGACGCCGGGCAGCGGCGGGTCGAGGGACAGCTCGGCATGGATCGTGACCGCGAACGGCCCGACCAGCAGTAA